From Alosa sapidissima isolate fAloSap1 chromosome 2, fAloSap1.pri, whole genome shotgun sequence, one genomic window encodes:
- the LOC121700144 gene encoding nectin-4-like isoform X6: MDLGFWLCLLVVVRTSTGAYEGDGVGVQEGSNVIHYPPQSVKITQMDDGYQCSADANPKPDYTWAREGHPLPSGVRAEGNRLYLDFIPELNGLYTCKASNSYGTAEGHHTLYAVTGASGRPLSVIIIISVIFGAILIIMLRKCIISRNQQETLKVVAKKLLQ; this comes from the exons ATGGACCTTGGATTTTGGCTGTGCCTACTTGTGGTGGTGCGCACGAGTACCG GGGCATATGAAGGAGATGGTGTGGGGGTCCAGGAGGGGTCTAATGTCATTCACT ACCCACCTCAGTCTGTGAAGATCACACAGATGGATGATGGTTATCAGTGCAGTGCAGATGCCAACCCCAAACCTGATTATACATGGGCAAG AGAGGGCCATCCCCTGCCCAGTGGGGTGAGGGCAGAAGGCAACAGGCTGTACCTGGACTTCATTCCTGAGCTGAACGGCCTGTACACCTGCAAGGCCTCAAACTCCTATGGCACTGCGGAAGGTCACCACACTCTGTATGCAGTCACCG GGGCATCTGGGAGACCACTCTCTGTGATAATTATCATCAGTGTAATTTTTGGAGCTATTCTCATCATCATGCTTAGGAAATG TATCATAAGCAGGAACCAACAGGAAACTTTGAAAGTTGTGGCCAAGAAGCTCCTCCAATAG